The following proteins are encoded in a genomic region of Pagrus major chromosome 16, Pma_NU_1.0:
- the ipcef1 gene encoding interactor protein for cytohesin exchange factors 1 isoform X2, which yields MLTKAAFPISVPPSMAADDYNPVSLRHKSKRKTRGGNGTNMSRRRISVKELGQPDHQGWLYRKKESKGFLGIKWKKYWFVLKKTSLYWYTNQLAEKAEGYIDLANFMIDRAIECRKKHAFKACHPQVMMFYFAAESHEEMNLWLNKLGLASIQYEATERNPAAECYSEASDHEEAESTEVPPPPYSEQTLRDSMDASGPPGSTHQGTLPPPYSSTVPSEANGSLSSPVSTMTSQSSTSSLAKQRQSWLDLVSQASPPAGETAVVCSVQIHSHQPPPEETEEEDDTQVLEGSSQQDSPEMGSNEESPVAEEVEAQRVASGAQEEGVDRHSSDEMEKLYIHLKQASLSPIGDRKPSTKREFRASFVKRCKNQTVNDRLHLVRTLNSTLKSKEADLQAIEQVLSDPELNSDKFREWKEANAPLVQEICVKQDQQVASEATKAAASVIAAPVVETSL from the exons ATGCTGACCAAG GCTGCCTTCCCCATATCTGTGCCCCCTTCAATGGCTGCTGATGACTATAACCCT GTCTCCCTCCGACACAAATCCAAGAGGAAGACCCGAGGTG GCAATGGTACGAACATGAGCAGGAGACGGATCTCTGTGAAAGAGCTGGGTCAGCCAGATCACCAGGGCTGGCTGTACAGGAAGAAAGAGAGCAAAGGCTTCCTGGGTATCAAATGGAAGAAGTACTGGTTTGTGCTGAAGAAGACGTCTCTCTACTGGTACACCAACCAGCTG GCAGAAAAGGCTGAAGGCTACATTGACCTCGCCAACTTCATGATTGACAGAGCCATAGAGTGCAGGAAGAAACA TGCGTTCAAAGCTTGTCACCCACAAGtcatgatgttttattttgctgctgAGAGCCACGAGGAGATGAACTT gtgGTTGAATAAGCTTGGACTAGCCTCCATTCAGTATGAAGCAACAGAACGAAATCCTGCAGCTG AGTGTTACAGTGAAGCTAGTGACCACGAAGAAGCTGAAAGCACAGAGGTTCCCCCTCCACCATACTCTGAACAAACCCTGAGGGACTCGATGGATGCATCGGGTCCACCTGGTAGCACGCATCAG GGTACCCTTCCTCCCCCTTACTCCTCCACGGTCCCAAGCGAAGCCAACGGTTCACTCTCATCCCCCGTCagcacaatgacatcacagagcTCCACCTCCTCGCTCGCCAAGCAGCGGCAGTCCTGGTTGGACCTGGTCTCACAGGCGTCTCCTCCTGCCGGGGAAACAGCTGTGGTGTGTTCTGTTCAGATACACTCGCATCAACCTCCGCCAGAGGAGACGGAAGAGGAGGATGACACCCAGGTACTGGAAGGCTCGTCTCAGCAGGACTCTCCGGAAATGGGGTCCAATGAGGAAAGCCCTGTtgcagaggaagtggaggcacAGAGGGTTGCTTCTGGTGCTCAAGAAGAAG GGGTCGATAGGCACAGCTCAGATGAGATGGAGAAGCTGTACATTCATCTAAAACAGGCCAGCCTCTCGCCAATCGGAGATCGTAAACCATCCACAAAAAGGGAATTCAGGGCCTCCTTCGTAAAACGCTGTAAAAACCAGACTGTCAATGACAGACTGCACCTTGTCAGGACTCTCAACAGCACATTAAAg TCAAAAGAGGCAGACCTACAGGCAATCGAGCAGGTGTTGTCAGACCCGGAGCTTAACTCAGACAAGTTCAGAGAGTGGAAGGAAGCCAATGCACCCTTGGTGCAGGAGATCTGTGTTAAACAGGACCAGCAGGTGGCATCAGAGGCCACGAAAGCTGCAGCATCAGTCATTGCTGCTCCAGTGGTCGAGACCAGTTTATGA
- the ipcef1 gene encoding interactor protein for cytohesin exchange factors 1 isoform X1 has product MLTKVWADFEQSFRAKLLSLKSWWKAAFPISVPPSMAADDYNPVSLRHKSKRKTRGGNGTNMSRRRISVKELGQPDHQGWLYRKKESKGFLGIKWKKYWFVLKKTSLYWYTNQLAEKAEGYIDLANFMIDRAIECRKKHAFKACHPQVMMFYFAAESHEEMNLWLNKLGLASIQYEATERNPAAECYSEASDHEEAESTEVPPPPYSEQTLRDSMDASGPPGSTHQGTLPPPYSSTVPSEANGSLSSPVSTMTSQSSTSSLAKQRQSWLDLVSQASPPAGETAVVCSVQIHSHQPPPEETEEEDDTQVLEGSSQQDSPEMGSNEESPVAEEVEAQRVASGAQEEGVDRHSSDEMEKLYIHLKQASLSPIGDRKPSTKREFRASFVKRCKNQTVNDRLHLVRTLNSTLKSKEADLQAIEQVLSDPELNSDKFREWKEANAPLVQEICVKQDQQVASEATKAAASVIAAPVVETSL; this is encoded by the exons ATGCTGACCAAGGTTTGGGCAGACTTTGAGCAGAGTTTTCGGGCTAAACTGCTTTCATTGAAGTCATGGTGGAAG GCTGCCTTCCCCATATCTGTGCCCCCTTCAATGGCTGCTGATGACTATAACCCT GTCTCCCTCCGACACAAATCCAAGAGGAAGACCCGAGGTG GCAATGGTACGAACATGAGCAGGAGACGGATCTCTGTGAAAGAGCTGGGTCAGCCAGATCACCAGGGCTGGCTGTACAGGAAGAAAGAGAGCAAAGGCTTCCTGGGTATCAAATGGAAGAAGTACTGGTTTGTGCTGAAGAAGACGTCTCTCTACTGGTACACCAACCAGCTG GCAGAAAAGGCTGAAGGCTACATTGACCTCGCCAACTTCATGATTGACAGAGCCATAGAGTGCAGGAAGAAACA TGCGTTCAAAGCTTGTCACCCACAAGtcatgatgttttattttgctgctgAGAGCCACGAGGAGATGAACTT gtgGTTGAATAAGCTTGGACTAGCCTCCATTCAGTATGAAGCAACAGAACGAAATCCTGCAGCTG AGTGTTACAGTGAAGCTAGTGACCACGAAGAAGCTGAAAGCACAGAGGTTCCCCCTCCACCATACTCTGAACAAACCCTGAGGGACTCGATGGATGCATCGGGTCCACCTGGTAGCACGCATCAG GGTACCCTTCCTCCCCCTTACTCCTCCACGGTCCCAAGCGAAGCCAACGGTTCACTCTCATCCCCCGTCagcacaatgacatcacagagcTCCACCTCCTCGCTCGCCAAGCAGCGGCAGTCCTGGTTGGACCTGGTCTCACAGGCGTCTCCTCCTGCCGGGGAAACAGCTGTGGTGTGTTCTGTTCAGATACACTCGCATCAACCTCCGCCAGAGGAGACGGAAGAGGAGGATGACACCCAGGTACTGGAAGGCTCGTCTCAGCAGGACTCTCCGGAAATGGGGTCCAATGAGGAAAGCCCTGTtgcagaggaagtggaggcacAGAGGGTTGCTTCTGGTGCTCAAGAAGAAG GGGTCGATAGGCACAGCTCAGATGAGATGGAGAAGCTGTACATTCATCTAAAACAGGCCAGCCTCTCGCCAATCGGAGATCGTAAACCATCCACAAAAAGGGAATTCAGGGCCTCCTTCGTAAAACGCTGTAAAAACCAGACTGTCAATGACAGACTGCACCTTGTCAGGACTCTCAACAGCACATTAAAg TCAAAAGAGGCAGACCTACAGGCAATCGAGCAGGTGTTGTCAGACCCGGAGCTTAACTCAGACAAGTTCAGAGAGTGGAAGGAAGCCAATGCACCCTTGGTGCAGGAGATCTGTGTTAAACAGGACCAGCAGGTGGCATCAGAGGCCACGAAAGCTGCAGCATCAGTCATTGCTGCTCCAGTGGTCGAGACCAGTTTATGA
- the ipcef1 gene encoding interactor protein for cytohesin exchange factors 1 isoform X3 — protein MAADDYNPVSLRHKSKRKTRGGNGTNMSRRRISVKELGQPDHQGWLYRKKESKGFLGIKWKKYWFVLKKTSLYWYTNQLAEKAEGYIDLANFMIDRAIECRKKHAFKACHPQVMMFYFAAESHEEMNLWLNKLGLASIQYEATERNPAAECYSEASDHEEAESTEVPPPPYSEQTLRDSMDASGPPGSTHQGTLPPPYSSTVPSEANGSLSSPVSTMTSQSSTSSLAKQRQSWLDLVSQASPPAGETAVVCSVQIHSHQPPPEETEEEDDTQVLEGSSQQDSPEMGSNEESPVAEEVEAQRVASGAQEEGVDRHSSDEMEKLYIHLKQASLSPIGDRKPSTKREFRASFVKRCKNQTVNDRLHLVRTLNSTLKSKEADLQAIEQVLSDPELNSDKFREWKEANAPLVQEICVKQDQQVASEATKAAASVIAAPVVETSL, from the exons ATGGCTGCTGATGACTATAACCCT GTCTCCCTCCGACACAAATCCAAGAGGAAGACCCGAGGTG GCAATGGTACGAACATGAGCAGGAGACGGATCTCTGTGAAAGAGCTGGGTCAGCCAGATCACCAGGGCTGGCTGTACAGGAAGAAAGAGAGCAAAGGCTTCCTGGGTATCAAATGGAAGAAGTACTGGTTTGTGCTGAAGAAGACGTCTCTCTACTGGTACACCAACCAGCTG GCAGAAAAGGCTGAAGGCTACATTGACCTCGCCAACTTCATGATTGACAGAGCCATAGAGTGCAGGAAGAAACA TGCGTTCAAAGCTTGTCACCCACAAGtcatgatgttttattttgctgctgAGAGCCACGAGGAGATGAACTT gtgGTTGAATAAGCTTGGACTAGCCTCCATTCAGTATGAAGCAACAGAACGAAATCCTGCAGCTG AGTGTTACAGTGAAGCTAGTGACCACGAAGAAGCTGAAAGCACAGAGGTTCCCCCTCCACCATACTCTGAACAAACCCTGAGGGACTCGATGGATGCATCGGGTCCACCTGGTAGCACGCATCAG GGTACCCTTCCTCCCCCTTACTCCTCCACGGTCCCAAGCGAAGCCAACGGTTCACTCTCATCCCCCGTCagcacaatgacatcacagagcTCCACCTCCTCGCTCGCCAAGCAGCGGCAGTCCTGGTTGGACCTGGTCTCACAGGCGTCTCCTCCTGCCGGGGAAACAGCTGTGGTGTGTTCTGTTCAGATACACTCGCATCAACCTCCGCCAGAGGAGACGGAAGAGGAGGATGACACCCAGGTACTGGAAGGCTCGTCTCAGCAGGACTCTCCGGAAATGGGGTCCAATGAGGAAAGCCCTGTtgcagaggaagtggaggcacAGAGGGTTGCTTCTGGTGCTCAAGAAGAAG GGGTCGATAGGCACAGCTCAGATGAGATGGAGAAGCTGTACATTCATCTAAAACAGGCCAGCCTCTCGCCAATCGGAGATCGTAAACCATCCACAAAAAGGGAATTCAGGGCCTCCTTCGTAAAACGCTGTAAAAACCAGACTGTCAATGACAGACTGCACCTTGTCAGGACTCTCAACAGCACATTAAAg TCAAAAGAGGCAGACCTACAGGCAATCGAGCAGGTGTTGTCAGACCCGGAGCTTAACTCAGACAAGTTCAGAGAGTGGAAGGAAGCCAATGCACCCTTGGTGCAGGAGATCTGTGTTAAACAGGACCAGCAGGTGGCATCAGAGGCCACGAAAGCTGCAGCATCAGTCATTGCTGCTCCAGTGGTCGAGACCAGTTTATGA